A region from the Peromyscus leucopus breed LL Stock chromosome 9, UCI_PerLeu_2.1, whole genome shotgun sequence genome encodes:
- the LOC114695994 gene encoding olfactory receptor 11G2-like, giving the protein MKTLSSTSNSSTITGFILLGFPCSREGQIFLFVLFFIVYLLTLMGNTSIICAVRWDQRLHTPMYLLLANFSFLEIWYVTSTVPNMLANFLSDTKVISFSGCFLQFYFFFSLGSTECFFLAVMAFDRYLAICRPLHYPALMTGHLCNILVISCWVFGFLWFPIPITIISQMSFCGSRIIDHFLCDPGPLLALSCSRASLMELFWTIIVSLLLFIPFFFIMGSYVLVLRAVFKVPSREGRRKAFSTCGPHMTVVSLFYGSVMVMYVSPTSEHSAGMQKIVTLFYSVVTPLINPVIYSLRNKDMKHAMRKLLKRVKTTTRKLTESI; this is encoded by the exons ATGAAAACCCTCAGCAGCACCAGTAACTCCAGCACCATCACTGGCTTCATCCTCCTGGGATTCCCCTGTTCCAGGGAAGGGCAGATCTTCCTCTTTGTGCTCTTCTTCATTGTCTACCTCCTCACACTCATGGGCAATACTTCCATCATCTGTGCTGTGCGCTGGGATCAGAGATTGCACACCCCCATGTACCTCCTACTGGCCAACTTCTCCTTCCTGGAGATCTGGTATGTCACCTCCACAGTTCCCAACATGTTGGCCAACTTCCTCTCTGACACCAAGGTCATCTCCTTCTCTGGGTGCTTCCTGcagttctatttcttcttctccttgggGTCTACAGAATGCTTCTTCCTGGCAGTCATGGCCTTTGACCGCTACCTTGCCATCTGCAGACCTCTACACTATCCTGCTCTTATGACTGGGCACCTCTGTAACATCCTTGTGATCAGTTGCTGGGTGTTTGGTTTCCTCTGGTTCCCCATTCCCATCACCATCATCTCCCAGATGTCCTTCTGTGGATCCAGGATTATAGACCATTTCCTAtgtgacccaggccctctgctgGCCCTTAGCTGTTCCAGAGCCTCACTGATGGAACTTTTCTGGACAATAATAGTCTCTCTACtcctctttattccttttttcttcatCATGGGATCTTATGTGCTGGTCCTTCGAGCTGTGTTTAAAGTCCcttcaagagaaggaagaagaaaggccttTTCCACTTGTGGGCCCCATATGACTGTGGTTTCTCTTTTCTATGGCTCAGTGATGGTCATGTATGTGAGCCCAACCTCTGAACATTCAGCTGGAATGCAGAAGATTGTGACTCTGTTTTATTCTGTGGTTACTCCACTCATTAATCCTGTAATTTATAGTCTGAGGAACAAAGATATGAAACATGCAATGAGGAagcttttgaaaa gggtcaagactaccacaagaaaactcacagaatcaatt